Proteins encoded in a region of the Candidatus Oleimmundimicrobium sp. genome:
- a CDS encoding sugar transferase produces MARLSKSKWLIISIIIDAVLINCAIILSFLLRFGGRLPVFNFQAYTNLALFITLIQLGAFYVYDLYDPEKVQSGWDVFFSVLKAVTLSTLIIMSITFFFRFFSFPRTIFAISWALIILIISGWRMLALNVLKIKWPTQRILIIGTDEIALQLLRELKERSRWGYEVVGLVEKDAKRVGRKIEEIPIVGGISDIVELVRKYDISRIIITSPTHHRKLLDELAKAEETSVKVEAIPEIYEIFIGKVDYSLVNDIPLIKLTKDPVPSWVFGLKRIIDILLAVFLGILSMPIMIIASIIIKITSKGPVFYKQIRVGEEGRPFALYKFRTMVVGAEKESGPVLAVKNDSRITLVGKFLRKTRADELPQLWNILKGNMSFVGPRPERPYFVEKHKKSIPGYEERFKIKPGITGLAQVSGSYLTTPENKLKYDLIYVYHQSILLDLKILLQTVKVVLTGKGAR; encoded by the coding sequence GTGGCCAGGTTATCTAAGTCAAAATGGTTAATAATTTCAATAATAATTGACGCGGTTCTCATTAACTGTGCCATCATTCTTTCATTTTTACTGCGTTTTGGCGGCCGGCTCCCTGTTTTTAACTTTCAGGCATATACAAACTTGGCTCTCTTTATAACCTTAATCCAGTTAGGGGCTTTTTATGTATATGATCTTTATGACCCCGAAAAAGTTCAAAGCGGATGGGATGTTTTTTTCTCTGTTCTTAAGGCGGTTACCTTAAGCACCTTAATTATTATGTCTATCACTTTCTTCTTTAGATTTTTCTCCTTTCCCCGAACGATTTTTGCCATTTCGTGGGCCTTGATTATTTTAATAATCAGTGGTTGGCGTATGCTGGCCTTAAATGTTCTTAAAATAAAGTGGCCGACACAGCGGATATTGATTATCGGAACTGATGAAATTGCTTTGCAGCTTTTAAGGGAGCTAAAAGAACGTTCCCGATGGGGTTATGAAGTGGTGGGGCTGGTAGAAAAAGATGCTAAAAGAGTAGGGAGAAAAATTGAAGAGATTCCCATTGTTGGCGGAATTAGCGATATAGTTGAGCTGGTTAGAAAATATGATATTAGCAGGATTATCATTACCTCTCCGACTCACCATAGGAAGCTGCTTGATGAACTTGCAAAAGCGGAAGAGACCAGCGTAAAAGTTGAAGCAATTCCGGAGATTTACGAAATATTTATCGGAAAAGTTGATTATTCTTTAGTTAACGATATTCCCTTAATTAAGCTGACGAAGGATCCTGTGCCTTCATGGGTTTTTGGTTTAAAACGAATTATTGATATTCTGCTGGCGGTTTTTCTTGGAATTTTATCCATGCCTATAATGATTATTGCTTCTATTATTATAAAGATTACTTCGAAAGGGCCTGTTTTTTATAAACAAATTAGGGTGGGTGAAGAAGGAAGGCCTTTCGCTTTATATAAGTTCCGCACTATGGTAGTTGGGGCTGAAAAAGAAAGTGGGCCGGTTTTGGCGGTTAAAAATGATTCCAGAATAACTCTTGTAGGAAAGTTTTTAAGAAAAACCCGCGCAGATGAGCTGCCTCAGCTCTGGAATATCTTGAAAGGAAATATGAGTTTCGTTGGGCCCAGGCCTGAGCGCCCATACTTTGTGGAGAAGCATAAAAAAAGTATTCCCGGATATGAGGAACGATTTAAAATTAAACCCGGAATAACGGGTCTTGCGCAGGTAAGTGGCTCTTATCTGACAACGCCGGAAAATAAGTTGAAGTATGATTTAATCTACGTTTACCACCAATCAATTCTTTTGGACTTAAAAATCTTATTGCAAACTGTAAAAGTTGTTCTTACAGGAAAAGGGGCGAGATAA
- a CDS encoding O-antigen ligase family protein, with product MKKTNKPINQLSGVSVSLNTYILIAVAFIVPVLVCPWTFDFYNLPKIVFLHMTTLIMLSIWFYEVVRDGYFVYHRTSMDLPLFLLALTIILSTIFSVNPLISIFGQYRRFEGLPALLNYIILFYLAFYFFREEKQIKWLATSFVAASFLASIYGIAQYFGLEFLHVASQPFGIRIFSSLGNPVFLAAFLAMSIPITIVLFSYVKDSLQRFFLATFLLTELACLFLTYSRGGWLGFLAGAVFLIVFIGKQFLQKRKVFIVPVCCFLMLILISTFFLGSFKKDTSSSQLSRIASSFALKEGTVGTRLSIWESTVRMIADRPVLGYGPELFRTVFPSYRSLTFIRIEGEKAMPDRAHNDFLQIAAGTGLLGFAFYLWVLVAFFLSAKILLKKVRGSSSYLLFVGILAACVAYIVQIQFEPSMVGVTPLFWLLMGSAMTVGNFADFRTWETGKYELPAKFRTFMVILFGSFLIVVLSLNFYFGTLIVADIHNYRGAKLGASGRINEAVGELERAVTLNPYYNIYRFYLSGAYVQKAKITNNPFWADRAILIYNEALEFDNLDEDIYFNLGNTLSYYGFKWQKDEKLLLAEAAYKKSIEIDKYFSAAHQRLGTLYRMGGLYEDAILELNKAIFTNPGDFLSYYELGLAYESKGDIENAIKAHKRALEIKPNFKEAKMKLELLLAGH from the coding sequence ATGAAAAAAACAAACAAACCAATAAATCAGCTTTCAGGGGTTTCCGTCTCTCTTAATACTTACATCTTAATAGCGGTGGCATTTATCGTTCCGGTTCTTGTTTGTCCTTGGACCTTTGATTTTTATAATCTGCCCAAAATAGTTTTTCTTCATATGACAACCTTGATTATGCTTTCAATTTGGTTTTATGAGGTAGTTCGGGATGGTTATTTTGTGTATCACCGCACATCTATGGATTTACCGCTTTTTTTACTGGCCTTGACGATTATTCTTAGCACAATATTTTCTGTTAACCCTTTAATTAGCATATTTGGCCAGTATAGAAGATTCGAGGGTTTGCCCGCGCTTTTAAATTACATAATCCTTTTTTACTTAGCATTTTATTTTTTTAGAGAAGAAAAACAAATTAAGTGGCTGGCAACGTCCTTTGTTGCCGCGTCCTTCCTTGCTTCCATTTACGGGATTGCCCAGTATTTTGGCCTTGAATTTCTTCATGTGGCTTCACAACCTTTTGGGATAAGAATTTTTTCCTCACTCGGTAATCCTGTTTTTTTGGCGGCCTTTTTGGCTATGAGCATCCCGATTACTATTGTTCTTTTTTCTTACGTCAAAGATAGTTTGCAGCGCTTTTTTTTGGCCACCTTCTTGCTGACTGAGTTAGCTTGCTTGTTTCTTACATATTCTCGCGGCGGTTGGCTGGGTTTTTTAGCGGGCGCGGTTTTTCTTATTGTTTTTATCGGCAAGCAATTTTTACAAAAACGTAAGGTATTTATCGTGCCTGTATGCTGTTTTTTAATGCTTATTTTAATAAGTACTTTTTTTCTCGGGTCTTTTAAAAAAGATACTTCTTCCTCTCAGCTTTCTCGAATTGCTTCAAGTTTTGCCTTAAAAGAAGGAACCGTGGGGACCAGGTTGAGCATCTGGGAAAGTACGGTAAGAATGATAGCTGACAGGCCTGTTCTTGGGTATGGGCCGGAACTTTTTCGCACAGTTTTTCCCTCATATCGTTCTCTTACATTTATAAGAATTGAAGGCGAAAAAGCGATGCCCGACAGAGCTCACAATGATTTTCTGCAAATTGCCGCGGGCACAGGGCTATTGGGCTTTGCTTTTTATCTATGGGTGTTGGTTGCCTTTTTTCTATCTGCTAAGATTTTGCTCAAAAAAGTCCGGGGCTCCAGCAGCTATCTTCTTTTTGTTGGGATTTTGGCGGCTTGTGTGGCTTATATTGTTCAAATTCAATTTGAACCCAGTATGGTTGGGGTTACGCCTCTCTTTTGGCTGTTGATGGGGAGCGCCATGACCGTGGGCAATTTTGCTGATTTTAGAACTTGGGAAACCGGAAAATATGAACTCCCGGCTAAATTTCGCACATTCATGGTAATTTTATTCGGCAGTTTTTTAATTGTTGTTTTAAGTCTCAACTTTTACTTTGGAACGCTTATTGTAGCCGATATTCACAATTACAGGGGGGCGAAACTGGGTGCTTCAGGAAGAATAAATGAGGCCGTTGGGGAACTTGAAAGGGCCGTTACCTTAAATCCTTATTATAATATTTACAGGTTTTATTTAAGTGGGGCTTATGTTCAAAAGGCAAAGATTACTAATAATCCGTTCTGGGCTGATAGGGCGATTTTAATTTATAACGAGGCCTTGGAATTTGATAATTTGGACGAGGATATCTATTTTAATTTAGGCAACACGCTCTCTTACTATGGTTTTAAGTGGCAAAAAGATGAAAAGTTGCTCTTAGCTGAAGCGGCATATAAAAAATCGATTGAAATAGATAAATATTTTTCCGCTGCCCATCAGCGACTGGGGACTCTTTATCGTATGGGTGGTTTATATGAAGATGCAATCTTAGAGTTAAATAAAGCGATATTTACAAATCCCGGTGATTTTTTATCCTATTATGAATTGGGTTTGGCGTATGAGAGTAAAGGAGATATTGAAAATGCAATTAAGGCGCATAAAAGGGCGCTTGAAATTAAACCAAATTTTAAGGAAGCTAAAATGAAACTTGAGTTACTTCTGGCGGGGCATTGA
- a CDS encoding multiheme c-type cytochrome yields the protein MKKISYSGVLFISLLLFTVFIFCGTAFAETSSYYGGITPSQGCMVCHSDKDLEANGRSLYIDEAAYKNSVHGNVLCSECHLGFTISLPHPEAKGEPLRVAALACKDCHKDVYNEYKNSTHGKAALMGRADSASCADCHGAHYIKSLKNEETKEDFWASADEVCGKCHEDYWENYGDYYHGQAYKVGFKKAPTCWECHGYHNILSKDNPNSLISDANLYKTCEECHPGSNKAFADAYGPSIHELQEGFKTNIILKWLRGLFSWFPW from the coding sequence TTGAAAAAGATTTCATATAGTGGTGTCTTATTCATTTCTTTATTGTTATTTACGGTTTTTATTTTTTGTGGAACAGCATTTGCTGAAACGTCGTCATATTATGGTGGGATAACTCCTTCCCAGGGGTGTATGGTCTGCCATAGTGATAAAGATTTAGAGGCAAACGGCAGAAGTCTTTACATAGACGAGGCAGCTTATAAGAACTCTGTTCACGGGAATGTTCTTTGTTCTGAGTGTCATTTAGGATTTACAATTTCCTTACCTCATCCGGAAGCTAAAGGTGAACCGTTAAGAGTTGCCGCGTTGGCTTGCAAGGATTGCCATAAAGATGTGTACAACGAATATAAAAATAGTACACACGGTAAGGCTGCCCTTATGGGTAGAGCCGATTCGGCTTCTTGTGCTGATTGTCACGGGGCTCACTACATTAAAAGCTTGAAAAATGAGGAAACGAAGGAAGATTTTTGGGCAAGCGCCGATGAAGTTTGCGGAAAATGTCACGAAGATTATTGGGAGAATTATGGTGATTACTATCACGGTCAGGCCTACAAAGTAGGATTTAAAAAAGCTCCGACTTGTTGGGAATGTCACGGTTACCATAATATTCTTTCAAAAGATAATCCTAACTCCTTAATTTCCGACGCAAATCTTTATAAGACGTGTGAAGAGTGTCATCCCGGTTCAAACAAGGCATTTGCTGATGCCTATGGGCCTTCGATTCACGAGTTGCAAGAAGGATTTAAAACAAACATTATTTTAAAATGGCTCAGGGGATTATTTTCGTGGTTTCCCTGGTAA
- a CDS encoding cytochrome c3 family protein, giving the protein MGTCSQCHGELDQPSKWEGKFGLIFNHQVHLNKGYKCDFCHKAPVHEPNKTNRVSMDLCYYCHGLAHGAQGEMAPPECGVCHPPEFDLKPAYHKKEGFFPGEHVKKAKENVTHCYTCHAKPFCADCHTARKAIPNDHKTANWGTTHGEIRGFELENCEICHAYEFCAKCHKTPMPHNVFYVKDHRSDASVDNTDCRVCHKGQFCSDCHHVKNIAISMENCGSCHSKLKTGVYTSPSFIFTHEPHFKKNFACNKCHKGKDATEAQEWPMDSCYSEKCHAMKNTPGTGKCEACHPVEFNLIPGKGSVYGDHTASDFLVRNHADLATKDISNCQICHLQSFCDNCHGMEIPHPDSFKTGKHKTEGRNLKAKCDYCHPKRTFCEDCHHQGYKAEWGPFEATGHPPLVKELGAQACFECHGPTYCAYCHVRGAPYPDLKGP; this is encoded by the coding sequence ATGGGTACATGCTCGCAGTGTCACGGAGAGTTGGATCAGCCGAGCAAATGGGAAGGAAAATTCGGACTGATTTTTAATCATCAGGTGCATTTAAATAAAGGTTACAAATGTGACTTTTGTCATAAAGCTCCTGTTCATGAACCAAATAAAACTAACCGGGTTTCGATGGATTTATGTTATTACTGTCATGGGTTAGCTCATGGGGCCCAGGGAGAAATGGCTCCTCCGGAATGCGGTGTTTGTCATCCTCCGGAATTTGATTTAAAGCCTGCCTATCACAAAAAGGAAGGTTTTTTCCCTGGAGAGCATGTAAAAAAAGCAAAAGAAAATGTTACCCATTGTTATACTTGTCATGCTAAGCCCTTCTGCGCGGATTGTCATACTGCAAGGAAGGCAATACCGAATGATCACAAGACAGCTAACTGGGGCACGACACATGGGGAAATAAGGGGATTTGAGCTCGAAAATTGTGAAATATGTCATGCCTACGAATTTTGTGCCAAATGTCATAAGACCCCGATGCCTCATAATGTTTTTTATGTGAAAGACCACAGGTCAGATGCGAGTGTAGATAACACGGATTGTAGAGTTTGCCATAAAGGGCAGTTTTGCTCCGATTGTCATCATGTTAAGAACATCGCTATCTCTATGGAAAACTGTGGAAGCTGTCATAGTAAGCTCAAGACAGGAGTTTATACTTCTCCATCATTTATCTTTACACATGAGCCACACTTCAAGAAAAACTTTGCCTGTAATAAATGTCATAAAGGCAAGGATGCTACCGAAGCTCAAGAATGGCCAATGGATTCTTGTTACAGTGAAAAATGTCACGCGATGAAGAATACCCCTGGGACGGGTAAATGCGAGGCATGCCATCCGGTTGAATTTAATTTAATTCCCGGTAAGGGTTCTGTGTATGGCGATCATACTGCTTCAGATTTCTTGGTGAGAAATCATGCTGATTTAGCAACAAAAGATATAAGCAATTGTCAGATTTGTCACCTTCAGAGTTTCTGTGATAACTGCCATGGGATGGAAATACCGCATCCTGATAGCTTTAAGACCGGAAAGCATAAAACAGAGGGCAGAAACTTGAAAGCGAAATGTGATTATTGTCATCCAAAGCGGACGTTCTGTGAGGATTGTCATCACCAAGGGTACAAAGCTGAGTGGGGTCCATTTGAGGCAACAGGTCATCCGCCTCTAGTTAAAGAACTTGGAGCGCAAGCATGCTTTGAGTGCCACGGGCCTACTTACTGTGCTTATTGTCACGTGAGAGGAGCGCCATATCCTGATCTTAAGGGTCCTTAG
- a CDS encoding redox-sensing transcriptional repressor Rex, whose product MNKKKTIPAATVNRLPMYLRYLKELAQKGDTVISSYDLAELAGGNGPQLRKDLSYLGELGTRGVGYDVESLIHQISEFMGLNKEQSVAIIGAGKLGTALFGYEGFAEKGFKICAIFDTDLQKVDQKINGLFISDIKDLERIVGEKKIEICIITTPASEAQKVADKAVSSGINAILNFAPVSLKMPDRVVVRQIDLSIELQILSFYKAL is encoded by the coding sequence GTGAATAAAAAAAAGACGATTCCGGCAGCTACGGTTAACAGATTGCCTATGTATTTACGTTATCTTAAAGAATTGGCCCAAAAGGGTGATACTGTTATTTCCTCCTATGATTTGGCTGAGTTGGCCGGAGGCAATGGGCCACAACTTAGAAAAGATCTCTCATACTTAGGCGAGCTTGGAACCAGAGGCGTGGGGTATGATGTTGAAAGTTTGATTCATCAAATATCTGAATTCATGGGTTTAAATAAGGAGCAATCGGTTGCCATTATAGGGGCCGGGAAACTTGGGACCGCTCTCTTTGGTTATGAAGGTTTTGCCGAAAAGGGATTTAAGATATGTGCGATATTTGATACTGATTTACAAAAGGTCGACCAGAAAATTAATGGTTTATTTATAAGCGATATTAAAGATTTGGAAAGGATTGTTGGGGAGAAAAAGATTGAGATTTGTATAATAACCACACCGGCTTCTGAGGCACAAAAAGTGGCGGATAAGGCGGTTTCCTCTGGAATAAATGCTATATTAAACTTCGCGCCTGTTTCGCTGAAGATGCCGGACAGGGTTGTTGTTCGTCAGATAGATTTATCTATAGAGTTACAGATATTATCATTTTATAAGGCGTTATAG
- a CDS encoding tetratricopeptide repeat protein — MVNLKKNIEEKQNNDSSKWLFWSIIVLTALTLVFACFVVKLAFFKKEVPRTYVERNLLMYKSQIENDPTDAVAYVNLGQTYFEIDQEDKAIKEFEKAISLDSKYAEPHYFLAVIYERKGETSKSIKELKKTVELSPSHDFAYFLLGKIYLEQNNPKEAINVLEKCVELNPVSANAHYSLGLAYEKVGKKDLAIREYEEALKYVPDYDDAKKAIERLTAS; from the coding sequence ATGGTTAATTTGAAAAAGAATATTGAAGAGAAACAAAACAATGATTCTAGTAAATGGTTGTTTTGGAGTATTATAGTTTTAACTGCGCTAACGTTGGTTTTTGCTTGCTTTGTGGTTAAATTGGCCTTTTTCAAGAAAGAAGTTCCACGGACTTATGTTGAGCGAAATCTTCTTATGTACAAAAGTCAAATTGAAAATGACCCCACTGATGCTGTTGCTTATGTAAATCTTGGTCAGACTTATTTTGAAATTGATCAAGAGGATAAGGCAATAAAAGAATTTGAGAAAGCTATATCATTAGATTCAAAATATGCGGAACCACATTATTTCCTGGCTGTTATTTATGAAAGAAAAGGAGAAACAAGTAAATCAATTAAGGAATTAAAGAAAACAGTTGAATTAAGTCCGAGCCATGATTTTGCTTATTTTTTATTGGGTAAAATTTATTTGGAACAAAATAACCCTAAAGAGGCCATTAACGTTTTGGAGAAATGTGTTGAGTTGAACCCCGTATCCGCAAACGCGCACTATAGTTTGGGCTTGGCTTACGAAAAAGTCGGTAAGAAAGATTTGGCCATACGCGAATATGAAGAAGCATTAAAATATGTTCCGGATTATGATGATGCAAAAAAAGCAATAGAGCGTTTAACCGCCTCTTAA